DNA from Bacillus sp. (in: firmicutes):
TTTGAACAAATAATAACTATTTTATCGGAACTATATATTGAAGGGTTTTATTTAAAAAAGACATTATCAGTGATTGAAAGCACGACAGTGAAGGCTTTTGATTTATACGAAGAACTAAAAATCACCCAAGCCTCCATTGAAACCTCAAGAATAGCTCTCTCAATAGCACAAGAAATTCATGAATTAAAAAAAGATAATCAGAGAATACTTGCCGGGCTTGAGGAAGTTATTCAGCAGGAAAAGATTATTAATCCTTTATCACTTAAAGAGATTATCCATTTAAGTATAAAAGCAAACGAAAAATATATTGAGTTTTTAAAGAAAAATATAAAAATAACAGCAAATATTGAGTATGATTTGAAAACACATCTTCGTTATCCACTACTAGTCATCCTAAATAATCTAGTCGCAAATGCTATTGAGGCTATTGAAATGGAGGGCTTTATTAAAATTAACATTAAAAAAAACCAGTCTGAAATTATCATCGAAATCATAGATAATGGTCCAGGGATTTATCCTAGTGAACATGATGTTATTTTTGAACCTGGGTTTAGCACTAAATTCACTGAATCTGGCAAACTATCAAATGGAATCGGATTATCACATGTAAAATTAATGGTCGAAGAACTGCTAGGCAGCATTTATTTAGATACTACAAAAGAACTTACGATATTTACTGTTACTTTACCTATTAAACTATTAGTCTAAAAGGAGTGAGCCCGATGAATTACTTTATTCTAGACGATGATATTTCTACTAGGAAAATTATGCAAAGGATTATTAGGGACGAGTTATTAGGAGAGGTGATTGGTGAATCCGAAAACCCTATCGAGGCGGAAAATGAAATTCTGCATTTGCAGCCAGATATTGTTTTAATTGATTTACTCATGCCTTTACAAGATGGAATAGAGACGATCCAACATATAAAAGCAAAAAGTTTTTCAGGAAAATTTATTATGATCTCACAAATTGAAAATAAGGAGCTAGTTGCTAAAGCTTATAAAAATGGGATTGAATATTTCATACATAAACCAGTGAACCGTGTGGAAGTTACGTCTGTCATTAATAATGTTTTAGAAAAAATTAAAATGGAGCAATCATTACTAAAAATTAAAGAAAGCCTTAGCCTTCTCCCATTTGCAAATGAACAAAAATTACACCATAAACAAAACCCTACTATAAATATCGAAGGTGTTTTAGCGGATTTAGGGATACTAGGTGAAAATGGGAGCAAGGATATAGAGGAAATTATGAAATACCTGCTATATAACAACGTTGATATCAAAAACATATCATTAAAAGCATTATATAAAGAGGTTCTACAAAACCAGAAACTAAGTATAAACGAAAATGCAGTGAAGGCATTAGAACAACGTTTGCGTCGAGCAATTAATCAAACCCTTTTAAATTTAGCTTCACTAGGCTTAACAGACTATACACACCCGAAATTTGAACATTTCGCCACGAAGTTTTTTGACTTTCATGAAGTCCGGATTAAAATGAATGAAATGGATGAGAAGAAAACACCTAGAAGTTCTAGAGTAAATATTCGAAAATTTTTACATGCCTTATATATAGAATTAAAAGGATAATTTAAAGAATTTGTTTCAATTTATGACTCTTTTTATAATATCCATAATTATCTAAGTTTTTTTCTGTAGTTTTTTGTCACTTTTAGTTACCTTCCTTTTATAATTATGAGAGGATTTTAAAATTTTTTAAAATTCAAAAAAAGACAAAGGGGGATTACGATGAAAAAACTATTTCTATCAATGTTTGCTTTTGTTCTATTATTTGCACTAGCTGCATGTGGCGGGGGAAGTAAACAAAGTAGTACAAACCAAACTAATGGTGAGGCGTCTAATAGTGAGAAATACCTACCTAGCCAATTAATCATTGCAACAGGTGGTACATCTGGCACATATTATCCACTTGGTGGAGGAATTGCTCAAATTATTTCTGACAATACAGATGTAAGCGCTACAGCGCAAACAACTGGTGGCTCCGTAGAAAATATGCGTTTACTTAGCTCACAGGAAGTTGACATAGCAT
Protein-coding regions in this window:
- a CDS encoding ATP-binding protein, yielding MNTNKFLKIIIIVLITAFLGELKITPFNSTFRFGLGSAGFFFLLLFYKDVPYVLAGFITGIFTTLFRTVLDAFHFETFSFIDSFLTHSPIIGYYFIFAFVFQFFTKRKNASLSPIMLVTIGACCDAVANIAELLLHLTVNNTSITAVNIGYILLVAVIRSFFVVGLFNMIESYKLKAIYEEQQLRFEQIITILSELYIEGFYLKKTLSVIESTTVKAFDLYEELKITQASIETSRIALSIAQEIHELKKDNQRILAGLEEVIQQEKIINPLSLKEIIHLSIKANEKYIEFLKKNIKITANIEYDLKTHLRYPLLVILNNLVANAIEAIEMEGFIKINIKKNQSEIIIEIIDNGPGIYPSEHDVIFEPGFSTKFTESGKLSNGIGLSHVKLMVEELLGSIYLDTTKELTIFTVTLPIKLLV
- a CDS encoding response regulator, whose translation is MNYFILDDDISTRKIMQRIIRDELLGEVIGESENPIEAENEILHLQPDIVLIDLLMPLQDGIETIQHIKAKSFSGKFIMISQIENKELVAKAYKNGIEYFIHKPVNRVEVTSVINNVLEKIKMEQSLLKIKESLSLLPFANEQKLHHKQNPTINIEGVLADLGILGENGSKDIEEIMKYLLYNNVDIKNISLKALYKEVLQNQKLSINENAVKALEQRLRRAINQTLLNLASLGLTDYTHPKFEHFATKFFDFHEVRIKMNEMDEKKTPRSSRVNIRKFLHALYIELKG